In Rhodococcus pseudokoreensis, the DNA window AGTCGGTGGATCTCGCGGCCCGCTACGGGGATCCGATCTTCTCCGCGAACGTGACGTACCCCATCGACTCCTACGCCGAACTCGTCCGGCACTACCGGGAACGGTGGGCCCATTACGGTCACGATCCCGCCGGCGCCCTCGTCGGCGCCGGGACCGCCGGGTTCTACGTGACACCGAACTCGCAGGATGCGCTCGACGTGTGGCGCCCGATTCACGCTGCCCGGCTCGACTTCGCCCGCCGGGCAGGGCTTCCGGTGGTGTTCGAGACCCTCGAGGACTTCGTCGACCGCAGTTCCGCGTTGATCGGCAGCCCGCAGCAGGTGATCGACAAGGTGCAGCGCTATCACGAGCAGTTCGGCCACGAGGTGATCCACCTGAGCGCCGACCGCGTCGGCAGCGACAAGCAGCACCGCGAGAGCCTCGAGCTGTTCCAGGCCGAGGTGGCGCCCGCGCTGCGCGAGACCATTCCGAGCCGCCCCCTCGCGGCCGACACAGAGGAGCGACAGGCATGAGCCTGCATCTGGGCATCGAACTCGACGGCGAGGGAACGCATCCCGAGGCGTGGCGGCGCGCCGCGCACACACCCGACCGGTTGCTGACCGGCCGAACGGTGGCGGACCGGGTCGCGGCGGCGGAGAACGCCGGTTTCACCTTCGCGTCCTTCGACGATTCGCTGCTGCCACCCGGCGCCGACGGGGGCCCCGCCGGCCGGATCGACGCCGTGAACCGCGCCGCGTTCGTGGCCGCGACCACCAGCACGATCGGCCTCGTACCGGTGGTCGGCACGACCTACGCCGAGCCGTTTCACACGTCGTCCCAGCTCGCGACGCTCGACTACGCGTCGCGGGGCCGCGGCGGCTGGATCGCAGCACGCGACACCGACCAGCGGGTCGCGGGGGCACTGGGCCGGACCGAGGTCACCGCACCCGCCGACGTCGCGCGGGAGGAGCGGGACGCGATCGCCGTGGTCCGGGACCTGTGGGATTCCTGGGAGGACGACGCGGTGATCCGCGACTATGCCACCGGCCGTTTCGTCGACCGCGACCGGCTGCACTACATCGACTTCCAGGGTGATGCCTACTCGGTGAAGGGTCCGGCGATCGTCCCGCGACCGCCGCAGGGGCAACTGGTGGTGTTCGGATTCGACGGGCAGACCGATCCGTCCGAGGTCGACGTGGTGCTGGTGTCCGGGGCGACAGCCGGTGACATAGCCGACGAGGCCGCACGGGCGAAGGACTCCGGGGCGACGTTGGTGTTCGCCGAACTCGACGTGGCGCTCGGCGCAGCCACTCCCGCCCCCTCGAGCGGGCGGCTCTCGTTCGCGGGCGAGGCCACCGGACTGGTGGATCTGCTGCGCGCACTGGATTCGCACGTCGACGGTGTGCGCCTGCATCCCGCCGTCGTCGACGAGGACCTTCCGGTGCTGGCGCGGTACGTGATCCCGGCACTCCTGCGCGCCGGTGTCGCCCACCGCCCCGTCCCCGGTTCGACCCTGCGCAGCACGCTCGGCCTCGACCGTCCCGTCAACCGATTCCGGGCCGAGCGCCTCGAAGAATCCTCTCGCTGAAAGGTTGTGGAGATCATGACCGACAACTCGTACGCCCGACCCGGTGCCCAGGTGCATTTCGGTGTCTTCTTCCACGGCGTCAACCACACGACGATCTGGTCCGATCCGACCAGCGGATCGCAGATCGACTTCGAAACGTTCCGGCGGGTGGCACACACCGCCGAGCGGGGCCTGTTCGACGCCTTCTTCCTGGGTGAGGGCCTGCGCCTGCGCGAACAGGAAGGCAAGATCCTCGATCTCGACATCGTGGGCAGGCCGGACGCGATCACCCAACTCGCGGCGCTGGCAGGTATCACCCGGAACATCGGGCTGGTGGCCACCCAGAACACCACCTACAACGAACCGGCCGACCTCGTCCGGCGGCTGTCCGGGCTGGACCTGCTGTCCGGCGGCCGCGCCGGCTGGAACGCCGTCACCACGGACAACGCGTGGACCGGCGAGAACTTCCGGCGCGGCGGCTTCCTCGATCACGCCGACAGGTACGAGCGGGCCGGGCAGTTCCTCGACACGGCCCGGGCGATCTGGGACGGGTGGGCCGACGACGCCGTCGCGACCAGCACCGAGGCGCCGTCCTGGGCGACCGCGGGCAGTGTGCAGGACGTGTCGCGGCGCACGTCGCAGTTCGACGTCACGATCACCCCCACCCTGCCGCGCAGCGCCCAGGGCCATCCCGTCATCTTCCAGGCCGGCGACTCACCGGCAGGCCGGGACTTCGCGGCCGCGCACGCCGACGTGATCTTCTCCCGGCACGGAACCCATTTCGACGAGGCTTTCGCCTTCGCCGAGGACATCAGAGCCAGGCTGCGCCGCGCAGGACGCCCCGAGGACGACGTCAAGATTCTCCCGGGTACCCAGATCGTGCTCGCGGAGAACGCGTCCGAGGTGGAGGACAAGGTCCGCTGGGTCCTCGAAGGCCAATACACGGGCCAGACGGCGCTGTCGCTGGTCGGGCAGGTATGGGGTCGTGATCTGTCCGATCGCGACCCGGACGGTCCACTGCCCGAATTCGATCCGGTGCCCGCGCCGATCTCCGGCACCCGCGGGGCCGCGCGCGACGGAAAGGATCCGCTCGCCATCGCCCGCGAGTGGCGCGCCCTGGCGGAGGCGCAGAACCTGTCGCTGCGGCAGGTCGCGATCGCGACGACCCAGCGGTCTGGATTCGCGGGCACCCCCGGGCAGGTCGCCGACGAACTCACCCGGTGGGTTCGCAGCGGTGCCACCGACGGATTCAACGTCTCACCGTATCTGGTGCCCACCGGACTCGACGAGATCGTCGACCTGCTCGTGCCCGAACTGCAGGAGCGCGGCTCGTACCGAACGGAATACGAAGGCTCCACCCTGCGTGAGCATCTCGGTCTCCGCCCGCCGCTGTCGCGACGGGAACTCCTGCCCCGGCAGGCAGTCGGGTAGCGGGGGGCCGTGTGGCGCGGCGACCGGCGATCTCTTACACTCGGTAACGACCATCCAGAGCGACCGAGAGACCTGGCTCGTTGACGTCGCAGCAACCCCCCGCCCTGCGGGTGCGGGTGCTACCGCCGGGATCGATGGAGGAACGATGTTGACCGAAGGCTTCGTGAGCGCCTGGGGGCGTTTGCACGTCGATCTCTGCCGGCTGTCCACCTCGATCTGTCACAGCTGACCTGACACCCCGGCACCTGCCCGGGGTTCCTGCTCTACACACCGCATCCGCGTCGGATCCGGTGTCCCTCACCTTTCTGTGCGCGTGAGCGCCGCCCACTCGACGGGCAGCGCGCACGGCACGTCTTCGAGATCACGGAGTTCTCGGTGCCATCAGTGCCTTTGTCCTCGTCCCACCGCGGCCGCATCGCCGCAGGTATCGGCGCCGCCGCCGTGCTGGCCACGGCGCTCACCGCGTGCGGCGGCGGTTCCAGCAGTTCCTCCGCGGACGCGGGCCCGCCGCAGCCCGGTGGCACCCTCCTCTACGGCCTGTCCCAGGCACCCACGTGCGCCGACCCCGCGCAGTCGGGCACCAACCAGACGATCTACGTGGCCCGTCAGGTGGTGGACTCGCTCACCGACCAGGACCCGGAGACGGGCGAACTGAAGCCGTGGCTGGCCGAGAGCTGGGACACCGACGCCGACGCGTCCTCCTTCACGTTCCACCTGAAGGAGGGGGTGACGTTCAGTGACGGAACACCTTTCACTGCGGAGTCGGTGAAGAAGAACCTCGACGCGATCGTGAACACCCTGACTGGGGCCAAGGCCGCACTGGGCGCCAGCTACCTCACCGGGTACACCGGCACCACCGTGATCGACCCGCAGACCGCACAGGTCGACTTCGCCGCACCCAACGCGCAGTTCCTCCAGGCGTCGTCCACCCCGCAGCTCGGCATCCTGTCCGACGCGTCCGTCGCGAAGTCCGCCGAAGAGCGGTGCACCGGCAACATCTCGGGTACCGGGCCGTTCACGTACGCCGACTACCAGCAGGACAGGTCGGTCACCCTCGCCAAGCGCGCCGGATACAACTGGGGCTCCGACGTGTTCGGCCACGAGGGCGAGGCCTACCTCGACACCATCGAGTTCACCGTCGTCCCCGAATCCGGTGTCCGCACCGGCAGCCTGTCTTCGGGACAGCTGGACGCGATCAGCGACGCGCTGCCGCAGGACGCCCCGCAGATCGAAGGTGCGGGCGGGCAGGTGCTCACCACGTCGAATCCCGGAACCCCGTTCGGCTTCCAGCCCAACGTGACCCGCGGACCGCTCGTCGACCCCGCCGTGCGCAGCGCGCTGGTCCCGGCGATCAACCGGCAGGAATTGGTCGACACCGTGCTCGGCCCCAACTTCAAGCCGGCCACCAGCACCCTGGCCAGCCGCACCCCGGGCTACGTGGCACTGCCGGACGTCACGTATGACCCCGAGAAGGCAAAGTCGATCCTGGATCAGGCGGGCTGGGTGCCCGGCGCCGACGGCATCCGCGAGAAGGGTGGTCAGAAGCTCGCCTTCCCCGTGCTGTTCAGCTCCGTGTTCGCCGGCAACCAGGCCATCCTGGAACTGGTGCAGCAGCAGCTCAGAGCGGTGGGAGTGGACCTGCAACTGGACCTCGTGTCGACCCCGGAAGCCACCGCCCGCCAGAATTCCAAGGATTTCGACGCCACCTACTACAACAGCACCCGCGCCGACGGCGACATCCTGCGCACCCAGTTCGGACTCGAAGGCCGCAACCTGAACAGCCGCGGCCCGATTCCCGCGCTCGACGACGTGCTGGCGAAGCAGCTCGCCACCACCGATCCCGCCGCGCGGAGCGCACTCGTCGCCGACGCCCAGCAGCAGGTGCTCGACAACGGCCTGTGGATCCCCACGGTGGAGTTGTCGCAGGCGATCGGTGCGGGCCCGAACGTGCAGGACCTGAAGTTCGAGGCCTCGGCCCGGCTCCAGTTCTTCGACACCTGGATCAGCGGACGCTGACGCATGATTCGCTACCTCGGACTCCGCGTGCTGCAGGCGATCGCCGTCCTGTGGGCGACGTTCACCGTGTCGTTCGCCGTGCTGTTCCTCCTGCCGTCCGACCCGGTGAGCATCGCCGTCGACTCGGCGTCCACCGGAACGACGGTCGACGCGGCCGCCGTCGCGGAACTGCAGGCGCGGTACGGGCTCGACCAGCCGGTGTGGGTGCAGTATTGGAACTCCCTGAGCCACGCCGTCCGCGGTGACTTCGGGTACTCGATCGCCACCGGGCAGTCGGTCACCGAGGCCATCGGCAACGCGGTGCCCAGCACACTCGCGCTGGCGTCCACGGCGCTGATTCTCGCCGTCGTGTTCGGGGCGGGGGTCGCGTTCCTCGCCACCTACACGCGGGTCCACTGGGTGCGGAACCTGCTGTTCTCCCTGCCCCCGCTCGGTGTCGCGGTGCCGACGTTCTGGGTGGGCCTGATTCTGCTGCAGCTGTTCTCGTTCCGGCTGAAGGCGTTCCCGGCGTTCGGCGACCAGGGGGTCGCGACGCTGGTGCTGCCCGCGGTCACACTCGCGCTCCCGACCGGGGCCGTGATCGCCCAGGTGCTCGCGGCGAGTCTGCAGACCACGTGGCGGCAGCCGTTCATCGAGGCCGCGCGGGCGAAGGGGGCGTCCCGCTGGCAGATCCAGACCCGGCACGCGCTGCGCCTGTCGAGTATTCCCGCGTTCACCATCGCCGGTGTGCTCGTGGGCAATCTGCTCGCCGGATCGGTCGTCGTCGAGACGGTGTTCTCCCGCGCCGGGGTGGGGCGGCTCACCCAGACTTCCGTGATGGCCCAGGACATTCCGGTGGTCCAGGGCATCGTGGTGCTGAGCTCCCTCGTCTACGTCCTCGTCAATCTCGCCGTCGATCTGCTCTACCCGCTGATCGACCCCCGGATCGTCGAGGGCAGGCGGAGTTCCGAGCAAAGCGACACCGTCGAGCAGGAGGAGGAGAAGGTTCATGTCTGACATCCTCACCAGAGAACTGATCGAGGAGGCCGAGGGTTTCGGCCCTCCGCCGGTCGAAACGCCTCCGACAGTCGTGCCCCGTCCGCACGGTCGCGGACGCCGCGTGGTGGCGTGGTGGCGTCGCAACCTCGTGCTCGTCGCCTCGGCGGCGGTGCTCCTCGGAGCGGTCGGATTCGCGGTGGCGCCGTCGGTGTTCGCCAGCGGTGACCCGCTGGTCGGGGTGCCCGCGCAGAAACTGCAGGCGCCGAGTGCCGCGCACTGGTTCGGCACCGACAACATCGGCCGCGACGTCTACACCCGGGTGGTGCACGGAGCCGGATTGTCGCTGACCGCAACGCTGCTGGCGGTGGGCATCGCCCTGGTGGCCGGCTCGCTGATCGGACTGCTGTCGGGCGCTCTCGGCGGCACACTGGACGCCGTCCTGATGCGGATCGTCGACGTCCTCCTGTCGATCCCCGCGCTGCTGCTCTCGCTGGCACTGGTGACCGCACTGGGATTCGGCACGGTCAACATCGCGATCGCGGTGGGCGTGTCGCTGATCGCGAACTTCGCCCGCGTGATGCGGTCGGAGGTGCTGCGGGTGCGGAGGTCGCTGTACGTCGAAGCCGCGTTCGCCTCGGGTGTCCGCTGGCACACGGTGCTGCGCCGCCACGTGCTGCGGAACTCCTACGCGCCCGTCGTCGCCCTGGCTGCGGTCGAGTTCGGCATGGCGGTCCTCGCGGTGTCTTCGCTGAGCTTCCTCGGATTCGGCGCTGTGCCGCCCACCCCGGAATGGGGTTCGTTGATCTCCGAGGGACGGAACTACCTCGCCACCGCGTGGTGGATGACAACCCTGCCCGGCCTGGTGATCGTGGCCGTCGTGCTGTCGGCGCACCGGCTCGGGCATGCACTGGAACAGAGGGAAGTGCGATGAGCGCCAACGACACTCCGCTTCTGCAGGTCTCCGGACTGCGGGTGGCGTACGGGAGCGCGAGCGAACCCGTCGTGGCCGTGAAGGGCGTCGACCTCACGGTCTCGCGCGGGGAAGTGGTGGCCGTGGTCGGCGAGTCCGGCTCCGGAAAATCCACCACGGCGCACGCCATCCTCGGACTGCTCAGCGGATCAGGGCGGGCCGTCGCCGGCACCGTCACGTTCGACGGTGAGCGTCTCGACACCAAGTCGGAACGCGAACTCGAACGGGTCCGCGGCGCCCGGATCGGCCTCGTTCCGCAGGACCCGACGACGTCGCTCAACCCCGTCCTGCGGGTCGGCGCCCAGGTGGCGGAGGTGCTCCGGATCCACGGTCTCGCCGACCGGCGGACCGCGGGCATCGAGGCGGCACGCATTCTCGCGGAGGCCGGGATCGACGAACCCGAGGTGCGGGCGCGGCAGTACCCGCAGGACCTGTCCGGCGGGCAACGGCAACGCGTCCTGATCGGGATCGCGCTGGCGTGCAGCCCCGAACTCGTGATCGCCGACGAACCGACCAGCGCCCTCGACGTCACCGTGCAGCGCCGGATCCTCGATCATCTCGACGCGCGGATCGCCGAATCCGGCACCGCGGTCCTGCTGATCACGCACGATCTGGGTGTCGCGGCCGACCGGGCCGACCGGATCGTGGTGATGAGCCAGGGCGAGGTGGTGGAAGCCGGCCCCACCCGTCAGATCCTCGAGAACCCACAGCACGAATACACCCGCACCCTCCTGGCCGCGGCGCCGAGCCTGTCGGTGGGACAGGAACGCACCCGCGGCGAGGAGGCGAACGGAGCCGGCCCCGACGTCCTGCTGCGCGTGTCCGGGGTGTCCAGGACGTTCCGGATCGACCGGCGCACGTCCATCGACGCCGTCCGGGACGTGTCGTTCGAGGTTCCCCGCGGGCGCACCCTGTCGCTGGTGGGGGAGTCCGGGTCGGGCAAGTCCACGGTGGCCCGGATCGCGATCCGGTTGGAGTCGCCCACCGCGGGCCGCGTCGAGTTCGACGGCCGGGACATCACCGCCCTGCGCGGCGGCGCGCTGCGGGCCCTGCGCCGACGGGTGCAGATCGTGTACCAGAACCCGTACGCCTCCCTCGATCCCAAACTGGCGATCGCCGACATCGTCGCGGAACCGCTCGGTGCGTTCGGGGTCGGAAGCAGGGCGGAGCGGGCCACGCGGGTGGCCGAACTGCTCGAACAGGTCGCGTTGCCGCGCACCTACCTCGAACGCCGGCCGGCCGAGCTGTCCGGCGGGCAACGACAGCGGGTCGCCATCGCCCGCGCGCTCGCTCTGCGCCCCGAACTCGTGGTCCTGGACGAACCGGTGTCGGCGCTGGACGTCTCGGTGCAGGCGCAGATCCTCGGACTGCTCGAGAACCTGCAACAGGACCTCGGGCTGAGTTACCTCTTCATCTCGCACGACCTCGCCGTGGTCCGGCAGATCAGCGACACGGTCGCGGTGATGCGGTCCGGCCGCATCGTCGAATCGGGCACCGCGGCCGACATATTCGACAACCCGCGCCACGGCTACACCCGGCAGCTGCTCGACGCCATCCCGGGACGGTCCGTCGGGCGCCCCCGTTCTGCACAGCTGGAGGAATCGATTCATGCCTGAGCCACACCGTCCCCTCGTCGCCGTCGATCTGTACGGCACCGGGATTCATCCGCAGTCCTGGCGTCGCCAGGACTCGCGCGCCGAGGACCTTTTCACCGCCGCCTACTGGACCGGACTGATCGGACAGGCCGACTCGGCCGGCGTGGACCTCGCGTTCGTCGGCGATTCCTTCGCGATCGCCACCACCGGACATGCCGATCAGCGTGGGCAACTGGACGCCGTGGCGATCACCGCCCGTGCCGTCGCGTCCACCGAGCGCATCGGCCTCGTCCCCACGGTGACCGTCACGCACACCGAACCGTTCCACGTGTCCAAGGCCATCGCCAGCCTCGACCACGCGTCGGGCGGCCGCGCCGGGTGGCAGGTGGACGTGTCCTCCGGTCAGGTCCAGGCGGATCTGTTCGGGCGCAAGGATGCACAGGGCGCCGAGAGCCTGTGGGCGGAGGCGGCCGACGCGATCGAGGTCGTCGGCCTGTTGTGGGACAGCTGGGAGGACGACGCCGAGATCCGCGACGTGGCCACCGGCCGTTTCATCGACCGGGACAAGCTGCACTACATCGATTTCGAGGGAGACCACTTCTCCGTGAAGGGTCCGTCGATCACGCCGCGGTCGCCGCAGGGACAGTCGCTGATCGTGATCGCTGCGCGGGACGAGTACTCCACCCGGGTCGCCGCCGCCCGCGCCGACGTGATCCGCATCGCCGCGCCCACCGTGGACGCGGCGCGCGACGTCGCGGCCCGGGTGCGGCGTGCTGCGACCGAGGCAGGTCGTGACCCCGCGTCGCTGCGGATCCTGCTCGACCTCGAGGTGGTGATCGCCGAGACCGCCGACGCCGCCGAGCGTGATCTCGCGCAACTCGAGAACTGGTCCGGCGCCCGGTACGAGCCGGCGTCGGTTCTCTACCGCGGCGACGCGCCGGGGCTGGCTCGGCTGATCACGGATGTGGCGGCCACCGGGGACGTCGACGGCGTCACGCTCCGGCCGCTGGCGCTGCCGTCGGGGCTGGACGCGATCACCGGGGACGTCCTGCCCCTGCTGGGCTCGGGCGACCCGGCCCCGGGCGGCGGACTGCTCCGGGAACGACTCGGCTTCACCCGTCCCGCCAATCGATTCGCCGGACAGGACTGACATCATGAGCAACCAGCGCAAGCAGATTCACCTCGCCGCACACTTCCCCGGCGTCAACAACACCACCATGTGGAGCGACCCCGAATCGAGGAGTCAGGTCGACTTCGCGTCGTTCGTGCACCTCGCGGAGACGGCCGAACGCGGCCTGTTCGACTTCTTCTTCCTCGCGGAGGGCCTGCGCCTGCGCGAGCACCGGGGCCGGATCCACGACCTCGACGTGGTGGGCCGCCCCGACACGTTGACGGTGCTCGGCGCACTCGCCGGCGCGACCACCCACCTGGGCCTGGCCGGGACGATCAATACCACGTTCAACGAACCGTACGAACTGGCACGGCAATTCGCCTCACTCGACCATCTGTCCGGCGGCCGGGCCGCCTGGAACATGGTGACGTCGTCGGACGCGTTCACGGGGGAGAACTTCCGGCGCGGAGGATATCTCGACAAGGCCGACCGCTACGTCCGCGCCGGCGAAGTGATCCAGGGCGCCCGAAAGTTCTGGGACAGCTGGGATCAGGACGCACTGCAGATCGACCGCGCCCGGGGAGTGTTCGCCCCGGACCAGTCGATCCGCGAGGTCACGCACTCCGGTGCACAGTTCGACATCCGGGGGCGCTTCACCGTTCCCCGGAGCGCGCAGGGGCACCCGGTGCTGCTGCAGGCCGGCGATTCCGACGAGGGCCGCGAATTCGGCGCCGCGCAGGCGGACGCGATCTTCACGATCCACGGATCGCTCGAGGACGGCCGGAAGTT includes these proteins:
- a CDS encoding LLM class flavin-dependent oxidoreductase produces the protein MPEPHRPLVAVDLYGTGIHPQSWRRQDSRAEDLFTAAYWTGLIGQADSAGVDLAFVGDSFAIATTGHADQRGQLDAVAITARAVASTERIGLVPTVTVTHTEPFHVSKAIASLDHASGGRAGWQVDVSSGQVQADLFGRKDAQGAESLWAEAADAIEVVGLLWDSWEDDAEIRDVATGRFIDRDKLHYIDFEGDHFSVKGPSITPRSPQGQSLIVIAARDEYSTRVAAARADVIRIAAPTVDAARDVAARVRRAATEAGRDPASLRILLDLEVVIAETADAAERDLAQLENWSGARYEPASVLYRGDAPGLARLITDVAATGDVDGVTLRPLALPSGLDAITGDVLPLLGSGDPAPGGGLLRERLGFTRPANRFAGQD
- a CDS encoding NtaA/DmoA family FMN-dependent monooxygenase (This protein belongs to a clade of FMN-dependent monooxygenases, within a broader family of flavin-dependent oxidoreductases, the luciferase-like monooxygenase (LMM) family, some of whose members use coenzyme F420 rather than FMN.), which produces MTDNSYARPGAQVHFGVFFHGVNHTTIWSDPTSGSQIDFETFRRVAHTAERGLFDAFFLGEGLRLREQEGKILDLDIVGRPDAITQLAALAGITRNIGLVATQNTTYNEPADLVRRLSGLDLLSGGRAGWNAVTTDNAWTGENFRRGGFLDHADRYERAGQFLDTARAIWDGWADDAVATSTEAPSWATAGSVQDVSRRTSQFDVTITPTLPRSAQGHPVIFQAGDSPAGRDFAAAHADVIFSRHGTHFDEAFAFAEDIRARLRRAGRPEDDVKILPGTQIVLAENASEVEDKVRWVLEGQYTGQTALSLVGQVWGRDLSDRDPDGPLPEFDPVPAPISGTRGAARDGKDPLAIAREWRALAEAQNLSLRQVAIATTQRSGFAGTPGQVADELTRWVRSGATDGFNVSPYLVPTGLDEIVDLLVPELQERGSYRTEYEGSTLREHLGLRPPLSRRELLPRQAVG
- a CDS encoding putative leader peptide, with translation MLTEGFVSAWGRLHVDLCRLSTSICHS
- a CDS encoding dipeptide ABC transporter ATP-binding protein, which gives rise to MSANDTPLLQVSGLRVAYGSASEPVVAVKGVDLTVSRGEVVAVVGESGSGKSTTAHAILGLLSGSGRAVAGTVTFDGERLDTKSERELERVRGARIGLVPQDPTTSLNPVLRVGAQVAEVLRIHGLADRRTAGIEAARILAEAGIDEPEVRARQYPQDLSGGQRQRVLIGIALACSPELVIADEPTSALDVTVQRRILDHLDARIAESGTAVLLITHDLGVAADRADRIVVMSQGEVVEAGPTRQILENPQHEYTRTLLAAAPSLSVGQERTRGEEANGAGPDVLLRVSGVSRTFRIDRRTSIDAVRDVSFEVPRGRTLSLVGESGSGKSTVARIAIRLESPTAGRVEFDGRDITALRGGALRALRRRVQIVYQNPYASLDPKLAIADIVAEPLGAFGVGSRAERATRVAELLEQVALPRTYLERRPAELSGGQRQRVAIARALALRPELVVLDEPVSALDVSVQAQILGLLENLQQDLGLSYLFISHDLAVVRQISDTVAVMRSGRIVESGTAADIFDNPRHGYTRQLLDAIPGRSVGRPRSAQLEESIHA
- a CDS encoding NtaA/DmoA family FMN-dependent monooxygenase (This protein belongs to a clade of FMN-dependent monooxygenases, within a broader family of flavin-dependent oxidoreductases, the luciferase-like monooxygenase (LMM) family, some of whose members use coenzyme F420 rather than FMN.), which gives rise to MSNQRKQIHLAAHFPGVNNTTMWSDPESRSQVDFASFVHLAETAERGLFDFFFLAEGLRLREHRGRIHDLDVVGRPDTLTVLGALAGATTHLGLAGTINTTFNEPYELARQFASLDHLSGGRAAWNMVTSSDAFTGENFRRGGYLDKADRYVRAGEVIQGARKFWDSWDQDALQIDRARGVFAPDQSIREVTHSGAQFDIRGRFTVPRSAQGHPVLLQAGDSDEGREFGAAQADAIFTIHGSLEDGRKFYSDVKGRLAKYGRGHDDLKVLPAATFVLGDSAADAAERADHIRHQQVGPQTAIAFLEQVWGRDLSGYDPDGPLPDVEPAEDSTITRGRVRHAKDPREIAGQWRAKAEAEKLSIRELIIAVTTRQQFVGTPTQVAEEIDRYVQADACDGFILVPHLTPAGLDEFVEKVVPELQNRGSFRSEYSGTTLRSHLGLRHPHHQTEGVRAS
- a CDS encoding ABC transporter substrate-binding protein encodes the protein MPLSSSHRGRIAAGIGAAAVLATALTACGGGSSSSSADAGPPQPGGTLLYGLSQAPTCADPAQSGTNQTIYVARQVVDSLTDQDPETGELKPWLAESWDTDADASSFTFHLKEGVTFSDGTPFTAESVKKNLDAIVNTLTGAKAALGASYLTGYTGTTVIDPQTAQVDFAAPNAQFLQASSTPQLGILSDASVAKSAEERCTGNISGTGPFTYADYQQDRSVTLAKRAGYNWGSDVFGHEGEAYLDTIEFTVVPESGVRTGSLSSGQLDAISDALPQDAPQIEGAGGQVLTTSNPGTPFGFQPNVTRGPLVDPAVRSALVPAINRQELVDTVLGPNFKPATSTLASRTPGYVALPDVTYDPEKAKSILDQAGWVPGADGIREKGGQKLAFPVLFSSVFAGNQAILELVQQQLRAVGVDLQLDLVSTPEATARQNSKDFDATYYNSTRADGDILRTQFGLEGRNLNSRGPIPALDDVLAKQLATTDPAARSALVADAQQQVLDNGLWIPTVELSQAIGAGPNVQDLKFEASARLQFFDTWISGR
- a CDS encoding ABC transporter permease; amino-acid sequence: MIRYLGLRVLQAIAVLWATFTVSFAVLFLLPSDPVSIAVDSASTGTTVDAAAVAELQARYGLDQPVWVQYWNSLSHAVRGDFGYSIATGQSVTEAIGNAVPSTLALASTALILAVVFGAGVAFLATYTRVHWVRNLLFSLPPLGVAVPTFWVGLILLQLFSFRLKAFPAFGDQGVATLVLPAVTLALPTGAVIAQVLAASLQTTWRQPFIEAARAKGASRWQIQTRHALRLSSIPAFTIAGVLVGNLLAGSVVVETVFSRAGVGRLTQTSVMAQDIPVVQGIVVLSSLVYVLVNLAVDLLYPLIDPRIVEGRRSSEQSDTVEQEEEKVHV
- a CDS encoding ABC transporter permease yields the protein MSDILTRELIEEAEGFGPPPVETPPTVVPRPHGRGRRVVAWWRRNLVLVASAAVLLGAVGFAVAPSVFASGDPLVGVPAQKLQAPSAAHWFGTDNIGRDVYTRVVHGAGLSLTATLLAVGIALVAGSLIGLLSGALGGTLDAVLMRIVDVLLSIPALLLSLALVTALGFGTVNIAIAVGVSLIANFARVMRSEVLRVRRSLYVEAAFASGVRWHTVLRRHVLRNSYAPVVALAAVEFGMAVLAVSSLSFLGFGAVPPTPEWGSLISEGRNYLATAWWMTTLPGLVIVAVVLSAHRLGHALEQREVR
- a CDS encoding LLM class flavin-dependent oxidoreductase; the encoded protein is MSLHLGIELDGEGTHPEAWRRAAHTPDRLLTGRTVADRVAAAENAGFTFASFDDSLLPPGADGGPAGRIDAVNRAAFVAATTSTIGLVPVVGTTYAEPFHTSSQLATLDYASRGRGGWIAARDTDQRVAGALGRTEVTAPADVAREERDAIAVVRDLWDSWEDDAVIRDYATGRFVDRDRLHYIDFQGDAYSVKGPAIVPRPPQGQLVVFGFDGQTDPSEVDVVLVSGATAGDIADEAARAKDSGATLVFAELDVALGAATPAPSSGRLSFAGEATGLVDLLRALDSHVDGVRLHPAVVDEDLPVLARYVIPALLRAGVAHRPVPGSTLRSTLGLDRPVNRFRAERLEESSR